Proteins from a genomic interval of Mustela lutreola isolate mMusLut2 chromosome 4, mMusLut2.pri, whole genome shotgun sequence:
- the LOC131829641 gene encoding uncharacterized LOC128031837 homolog: MGLVVSIHRSPEVGLRWGVYRDWLMRVRVPPTDGDDRRRSCYLRRRGPARPALAPALERNMYRLRSQLFTGISAAATARSYPRRFSPLLAEDSPLSRPPHRRTSKKCSSIG, from the coding sequence ATGGGATTGGTAGTCAGCATCCATCGGTCGCCGGAGGTAGGACTCCGGTGGGGAGTCTATAGGGATTGGCTAATGAGAGTTCGAGTTCCGCCCACAGATGGTGACGACAGGCGGCGGTCTTGCTACTTAAGGCGTCGTGGCCCAGCCCGCCCCGCCTTAGCTCCCGCGCTAGAGAGAAACATGTATCGTCTCCGCTCACAGCTCTTCACGGGGATTTCTGCTGCTGCCACCGCCCGCTCGTACCCCCGCCGCTTCTCGCCTCTGTTAGCTGAAGACTCGCCTCTTAGCCGCCCGCCGCACAGACGCACGAGTAAAAAGTGCAGCTCCATCGGCTGA